TCCCCGGATGAGCTGAGTAGAAATAGAAAAACGCCCCGACCCTTCAACTAAACCATGTGGAAAAACTCAACTCCGTTGTTGAAAATCACCACATCGGTGATAACCCCCTTAAAACAGGATGAATCATTCAAATTATTTAATAAATAATCGTTCTGTCTGTCGTATACTGTAGAATATCTCCACACCGATGGCCGGCCTTCGCAAAGCACTCCATTCATAAATTGTTTTTCATAAATATAATTTTATTAAATGGTTACTCTTTTTTTCCCATATCTCAATTCAGTGGCACGCCCTTTGCTCTATTATACAGGCAAAACCTAAAAAAAAAATAAATCATTTAAACACCTATCAACAAGGAGAAGGAAAATGGTAGAAAAAATTAAAACAGAAGAAAACATTCATAACGGGTATGGCTCATCTTACCGTAAAGGAAAAACTCAGGATCTAAGCAAAAAAAACGAGATAGGCGCTGTTTTAGGCGGTCAGGTGTGGATGGTAAAACCGGATAAAAAAGCCAAAATATCAAATCCCTGTCTTTGGATGCAGGCAGGTGTGGTTGATTTTAAAAACTGCAACAATTTCTATGATTGTGCCACCTGTAAATACGATCAGGGAATGAAAAAGAGCGTAGAAAAGGGAAAAAACATAAGCTGGCAGGATTCCATGAGGAGAAGACCGGAGCTGGAGAGAGTCTGCAGGCATAGTCTGACCAACCGTATCGCCAAACGAGCCTGTGCATATGACTATGAATGTGCCACCTGTGATTTTGACCAGTACTTTGAAGACGTCTGGACCCCAAAAACCAAAAGCATGCCCATGGAAATACAGCAGGTCAAAGGATTTGATGTTCCCATGGATTATTTTTTCCATAACGGTCATACCTGGGCACGAATTGAAAGTGGTGGCTATATCCGAATCGGTCTGGATGATTTTGCCCTTAAGCTTCTGGGAAAAGCGGATGGTCTTGACCTTCCCCTTATGGGAAAGGAATTTGATCAGGGAAAAGTCGGCTGGGGCCTCAAGCGCAAAAAAAATCTGGCGGATGTGCTTTCTCCCGTGGGAGGGGTGATCGTAGAGGTTAATTCCCAGGTCAGAGAGAACCCGGAACTGGCCAACCGGGAACCGTATGGAGACGGCTGGCTTTTCATGGTGCGCAACCCGAATATCAAAAAGACGGTAAAAGAGCTAATGACGGATGCAGGCAGTTTGAGCTGGATAAACGACGAGGTTACTGCGCTGGAAAATATGATAGAGGATGTGGCCGGCCCCCTGGCGGCGGACGGTGGTCTGCTACAGGAAGATATTTATGGTAACCTTCCTGACCTTGGGTGGAAAAATTTGACCCAAACCTTTCTTAAAACCTGATCTTAATGGTTCCAATTGCATACATATAAAAATGGTGTGGTCTGCCGTAGAAAGAAATGTTTTTCCCGCAGACCACCTTTACTGGCTATGGACCAAATATCTTCAGAGGCAATTAAAATGAAAGAAATCAATTTAGACAATCAATCCCCAAAAGACCCAAGCCCCTGCATCTGGATGCAGGCCGGCGTGGTCCACCGCAAGTTTTGCAAAAGTGATTTTTTTTGTTCCACCTGCCGGTTTGACAGAGCCTTGCGAAAGGCTGCCGCTCAAAACCAAGAGCTTCAACAACATGGTAAGCGACCAAAAGGAAATAAGGGAAAAATTGTTTTCTGGAAAGAAAAATTGAAAGAACTGCCGGTATGGAAAAGGCCTTGCCTGCACCACCTGAAACAACGTATCGATTTCAGA
The DNA window shown above is from Thermodesulfobacteriota bacterium and carries:
- a CDS encoding glycine cleavage system protein H translates to MVEKIKTEENIHNGYGSSYRKGKTQDLSKKNEIGAVLGGQVWMVKPDKKAKISNPCLWMQAGVVDFKNCNNFYDCATCKYDQGMKKSVEKGKNISWQDSMRRRPELERVCRHSLTNRIAKRACAYDYECATCDFDQYFEDVWTPKTKSMPMEIQQVKGFDVPMDYFFHNGHTWARIESGGYIRIGLDDFALKLLGKADGLDLPLMGKEFDQGKVGWGLKRKKNLADVLSPVGGVIVEVNSQVRENPELANREPYGDGWLFMVRNPNIKKTVKELMTDAGSLSWINDEVTALENMIEDVAGPLAADGGLLQEDIYGNLPDLGWKNLTQTFLKT